A genome region from Methylorubrum populi includes the following:
- a CDS encoding GGDEF domain-containing protein, with translation MVWLVSLMVVSGMVFLVLSLPSIASILRTLGNGRLRTRWMWLRGLIVAFLLGYAVFGFLHVGAPISTADLVVSAILAAGGAFVLIVAQLSDLTTSDIARIAALERDAIRDPLTGLFNRRYLEAKLDEEINRSRRSGAPFSVLIIDLDHFKHINDTYGHLAGDFVIRHVSNLLIEQVRAGDTVVRYGGEEFVVLAPDSDLDEVMVFGERIREGIAADVVPLPDGRELIVTASLGAAMFVADETPAQFLRRADEALYDAKRSGRNRLCQAAGGCERAVA, from the coding sequence ATGGTCTGGCTCGTTTCGCTCATGGTCGTGTCGGGGATGGTGTTTCTCGTCTTGTCCCTGCCATCGATCGCGTCGATCCTGCGCACGCTTGGTAATGGTCGGCTGCGGACACGCTGGATGTGGCTTCGCGGTCTCATCGTCGCGTTCCTGCTGGGATATGCGGTGTTCGGGTTTCTCCATGTCGGCGCGCCGATCTCGACGGCGGACTTGGTCGTCTCGGCAATCCTCGCAGCCGGCGGCGCCTTCGTCTTGATCGTGGCGCAGCTTTCCGATCTCACCACCAGTGATATCGCACGCATCGCTGCACTCGAGCGGGACGCGATCCGCGACCCGCTCACCGGGCTCTTCAATCGCCGCTATCTTGAGGCTAAACTTGACGAAGAGATCAATCGTTCGCGCCGGTCCGGGGCGCCCTTTTCCGTGCTCATCATCGACCTCGATCATTTCAAGCATATCAACGACACTTACGGGCACTTGGCCGGAGATTTTGTGATTCGACACGTCTCCAATCTGCTTATTGAGCAGGTTCGGGCGGGCGACACGGTTGTCCGCTACGGTGGTGAGGAGTTTGTGGTCCTGGCGCCTGACAGTGATCTTGACGAGGTGATGGTGTTCGGTGAGCGAATTCGCGAAGGGATTGCTGCCGACGTTGTGCCCTTGCCGGATGGCCGCGAACTGATTGTCACCGCGAGTCTTGGCGCCGCCATGTTCGTGGCGGATGAAACCCCGGCTCAATTCCTGCGCAGGGCCGACGAGGCACTTTATGACGCCAAACGCAGCGGTCGAAATCGGCTTTGCCAGGCTGCTGGCGGCTGCGAACGAGCTGTGGCCTGA